Proteins encoded together in one Rubripirellula reticaptiva window:
- a CDS encoding diacylglycerol/lipid kinase family protein: MNRLDPKHATSVIIFTSPKAGSGAGRDQLPKLTAGLQQIGIDVQTVGTVIDLQTETQRAHNPIVVAAGGDGTLALAAASIAAKVPLVPMPMGTENLLAKHFGYRCDAAFVIETLQFGQAKRIDVGTAAGKPFLIMATCGFDAEVVRAMHLTRRGHINRFSYFRPISRAISRYRFPEIQIRVDGAPPIRAGWAMVFNLPRYAASLAIEPNAIPDDGMLDLIALQGRSVARGLVYLAGIQTGQHLKFSDVVRLRGKSFEISASDSTGPDLPGPETPACRIPYQVDGDYAGRLPLKIETMPGRVQLLLPSRGIA; this comes from the coding sequence ATGAACCGACTAGATCCCAAACACGCGACGTCGGTGATCATCTTCACCAGCCCCAAGGCGGGCAGCGGAGCGGGACGGGATCAGCTGCCGAAACTAACCGCAGGTCTACAGCAAATCGGCATCGACGTCCAAACAGTCGGTACCGTCATCGACTTGCAAACTGAAACCCAGCGAGCTCACAATCCAATCGTGGTGGCCGCAGGTGGCGATGGAACGCTGGCGCTTGCCGCTGCATCGATCGCGGCTAAAGTCCCGCTCGTACCGATGCCAATGGGCACCGAAAACTTGCTGGCAAAACACTTCGGATACCGATGCGACGCCGCGTTCGTTATCGAGACCCTTCAGTTCGGTCAAGCCAAACGTATCGACGTGGGCACGGCGGCCGGCAAACCGTTTTTGATCATGGCAACATGTGGCTTCGATGCCGAAGTGGTGCGAGCGATGCACTTAACACGGCGTGGTCACATCAACCGTTTCAGCTACTTTCGACCGATCTCTCGAGCCATCTCGCGATATCGATTTCCTGAAATTCAAATTCGAGTTGACGGGGCTCCACCGATCCGAGCCGGATGGGCGATGGTGTTTAACTTGCCTCGCTATGCGGCGTCGCTAGCAATCGAGCCAAATGCGATTCCGGATGATGGGATGTTGGACTTGATCGCGTTGCAAGGCCGCTCGGTTGCCAGAGGATTGGTCTACTTGGCTGGCATCCAAACGGGCCAGCATCTGAAGTTCTCGGACGTCGTTCGTTTACGCGGCAAGTCGTTTGAAATTTCCGCCTCCGACTCAACAGGACCAGACTTGCCAGGCCCCGAAACCCCAGCGTGCCGAATCCCTTATCAGGTCGACGGTGATTATGCCGGTCGTTTGCCGTTAAAGATCGAAACGATGCCTGGCCGAGTCCAACTGTTGTTACCGTCGCGGGGAATTGCCTGA
- a CDS encoding hydantoinase/oxoprolinase family protein, with protein MGRRPVKPASEGRRTIGIDIGGANLKYVCTDGNAASYPFAMWNRSSELTSSLVDHLSQFLPASSWAVTMTGELADCFLDRKTGVEFIVDAVCEAARRIGSQPSFAPEIRFYGVDGRFHRADDAKRLFEVVAASNWHALASQVAKTIAGDATLVDIGSTTTDIIPLRKGRVATSSMTDFQRLVGQSLVYIGCRRTPVCALVDRLWFNGASSRIMNEWFATIDDARIVLGIEPEHPDDCESADGAPRTVARSANRIARMIGLDQTFVSVEQAAKLAVQIMDSAKREIHSAFDAIDQPRGPIVISGHGRDLFDVPEDREVIDLSTELGGEISRCAPSWAVANLWADRSKAALVRKGRPSCDVS; from the coding sequence ATGGGTCGACGACCAGTGAAACCAGCATCGGAAGGTCGCCGGACCATTGGGATCGATATCGGCGGTGCCAATCTTAAGTATGTTTGCACTGATGGAAACGCTGCGTCTTATCCCTTTGCGATGTGGAATCGTTCAAGCGAGTTGACGTCATCGCTCGTTGACCATCTGTCCCAGTTTCTGCCTGCAAGTTCGTGGGCCGTCACAATGACTGGCGAGTTGGCCGATTGTTTTTTGGATCGCAAGACGGGTGTCGAGTTCATTGTGGATGCGGTTTGCGAAGCTGCTCGCCGGATCGGTTCGCAGCCATCATTTGCACCCGAGATCCGGTTCTATGGAGTGGACGGTCGCTTCCATCGAGCGGACGACGCAAAGCGTTTGTTCGAAGTCGTTGCGGCCTCGAATTGGCACGCCTTGGCTAGTCAAGTTGCAAAAACCATTGCGGGTGACGCGACACTCGTCGACATCGGTTCGACGACCACTGATATCATTCCTTTGCGAAAGGGGCGAGTTGCGACGTCCTCGATGACGGACTTTCAGCGGTTGGTTGGACAGTCGTTGGTTTACATCGGTTGTCGCCGCACGCCGGTTTGTGCATTGGTGGATCGACTTTGGTTCAATGGCGCGTCGAGCCGAATTATGAATGAATGGTTCGCTACGATTGATGATGCTCGGATCGTGTTGGGTATCGAGCCAGAACATCCTGACGACTGTGAATCCGCTGACGGTGCCCCACGGACGGTCGCCCGATCGGCAAACCGAATCGCTCGGATGATCGGCCTTGATCAAACCTTCGTGTCGGTCGAGCAGGCTGCAAAGTTGGCTGTTCAGATCATGGACTCGGCCAAGCGTGAAATTCACTCGGCTTTCGATGCCATCGATCAGCCGAGGGGCCCAATTGTCATCAGTGGACATGGACGCGATCTGTTTGATGTGCCGGAGGATCGTGAAGTGATCGATTTGTCGACCGAGTTAGGTGGCGAGATTTCTCGGTGTGCGCCGTCGTGGGCGGTGGCAAATCTATGGGCCGATCGATCGAAAGCGGCCCTGGTTCGCAAAGGGCGGCCCTCTTGCGACGTGTCGTAA
- the sufB gene encoding Fe-S cluster assembly protein SufB: MATDITENEADEVGEINKYNFRTETTGVFKAKKGLDEEVVNQISDIKNEPDWMRQYRLESLKIFNERPMPKWGGAIDIDFQDIFYYLKPTAGQGKSWDDVPQEIKDTFEKLGIPEAERKFLSGVKAQFESEVIYGSLEEDLAKQGVLFTDTDTAVREHPEVLREYFGKIIPNNDNKFAALNSAVWSGGSFIYIPKGVHIEFPLQAYFRINAESMGQFERTLIIVDEGASVHYVEGCTAPMYSTESLHSAVVEVVVKRNARCRYTTIQNWANNIYNLVTKRAYAYGDATMEWVDGNLGSKLTMKYPAVHMMEPGARGEILSIAFSSAGQHQDAGAKLVHAAPNTTGQIVSKSISKNGGRSSYRGLVKVEPGAHNSKNSVVCDALILDPESRSDTYPYIEIAEQDVQIGHEASVSRIGEEQMFYLLSRGLSEQEASTMIVNGFIEPLVKELPMEYAVEMNRLIQLQMEGSVG; encoded by the coding sequence ATGGCCACAGACATCACTGAAAACGAAGCCGATGAAGTCGGCGAAATCAATAAGTACAACTTCCGCACCGAAACCACGGGCGTCTTCAAAGCCAAAAAAGGCTTGGACGAAGAAGTCGTCAATCAAATTTCGGATATCAAGAACGAACCTGACTGGATGCGTCAGTATCGTCTGGAATCGTTGAAGATCTTCAACGAACGGCCGATGCCGAAGTGGGGCGGCGCGATCGACATCGATTTTCAAGACATCTTCTATTACCTCAAGCCGACTGCCGGTCAGGGTAAGTCGTGGGACGATGTCCCGCAAGAAATCAAAGACACTTTTGAAAAGCTCGGCATTCCCGAAGCCGAACGAAAGTTCTTGTCAGGCGTGAAAGCGCAGTTCGAAAGCGAAGTGATCTACGGTTCGCTAGAAGAAGACCTGGCCAAGCAAGGCGTGTTATTCACCGACACGGACACTGCGGTTCGCGAGCATCCGGAAGTGTTGCGTGAGTACTTTGGCAAAATCATTCCGAACAACGACAACAAGTTTGCGGCTCTTAACAGTGCCGTTTGGTCGGGCGGTTCGTTCATTTATATCCCCAAGGGCGTTCACATCGAATTCCCGTTGCAAGCGTACTTCCGCATCAACGCGGAAAGCATGGGGCAGTTCGAACGAACTTTGATCATCGTCGACGAAGGTGCCAGCGTTCACTATGTCGAAGGTTGTACCGCTCCGATGTATTCGACGGAATCACTACACAGCGCGGTTGTCGAAGTCGTTGTCAAACGCAACGCACGTTGCCGTTACACAACGATCCAGAACTGGGCCAACAACATCTACAATCTCGTCACCAAGCGTGCTTACGCGTACGGCGATGCAACGATGGAATGGGTCGACGGTAACCTGGGCAGCAAGCTGACGATGAAGTATCCGGCTGTTCACATGATGGAACCAGGCGCCCGCGGCGAGATCCTGTCGATCGCGTTTTCGAGCGCCGGTCAACACCAGGACGCCGGTGCGAAACTTGTTCACGCGGCACCAAACACGACTGGTCAAATCGTTAGCAAGTCGATCAGTAAAAACGGTGGTCGCAGCAGCTATCGTGGTTTGGTCAAGGTCGAACCAGGAGCACACAACAGCAAGAACAGTGTGGTCTGTGACGCACTGATTTTGGATCCGGAAAGTCGCAGCGACACGTATCCTTACATCGAAATTGCCGAACAAGACGTTCAGATCGGTCACGAAGCTAGCGTGTCGCGAATCGGTGAAGAGCAAATGTTTTATCTGCTTAGCCGCGGATTGTCCGAGCAGGAAGCCAGCACGATGATCGTTAACGGTTTCATTGAGCCGCTCGTGAAAGAGTTGCCGATGGAATACGCCGTCGAAATGAACCGGCTGATCCAACTGCAGATGGAAGGCAGCGTTGGTTAA
- a CDS encoding amino acid kinase family protein, with protein MRRVVKVGGSLLLRPNLKDQLDRWIGSQSPAENLLIVGGGNLVEAVRELDAVHSLDSEEIHWLCVELLESTHRMVQQLSPAWKTVSTTIQFRGGVERGFSRDQTTLISVASFYHRYCGASLPEDWRTTTDAIAAYLAVCVNADELVMLKSCDVDPGRTLDQLIDDGVVDKATRLIAPHVRHIRVQCLPTDGS; from the coding sequence TTGCGACGTGTCGTAAAGGTCGGCGGCAGTCTGCTGTTACGACCGAATTTGAAGGATCAGCTTGATCGCTGGATCGGGTCTCAATCGCCGGCGGAGAATTTGCTAATCGTTGGCGGAGGCAACTTGGTCGAAGCGGTTCGTGAATTGGATGCAGTGCACTCGCTCGATTCGGAAGAAATTCACTGGTTGTGTGTCGAATTGCTAGAGTCGACTCACCGAATGGTGCAACAATTGTCGCCAGCTTGGAAAACCGTTTCGACGACAATTCAGTTTCGCGGTGGAGTCGAACGCGGTTTCTCGAGGGATCAAACGACGTTAATTTCGGTTGCCTCTTTTTATCATCGATATTGTGGTGCGTCTTTGCCCGAAGACTGGCGAACGACAACTGATGCCATCGCCGCCTATCTGGCCGTCTGCGTTAACGCCGACGAATTGGTGATGCTAAAGTCGTGCGACGTTGATCCCGGCCGGACGCTCGATCAGTTGATCGACGATGGTGTGGTTGACAAAGCGACACGCTTAATTGCGCCGCATGTGCGACACATTCGCGTCCAGTGCTTGCCAACGGACGGGTCCTAA
- a CDS encoding BamA/OMP85 family outer membrane protein — MLAILLSAPLSLPALGQFGGGGGGGMGGGGGGGASAPGPDSKPKFREFVHDGDGIAVRREKGDAIVLDVRVVGNKRVTMHRILQQVQTRKDRFYDYETVLGDVRRLNDLGSFDHVTFKLNEQPSGVGVTFIVHERPTISQVVFHGNRAMNERELKGRAGVNPNDPLSEFSIESARRRLSDYYREEGFNQVSVLSSVGLPNDASAVVFRINEGPKERIASIAINGSTIVSEARLKTVIKSSDGFAGGWVPYIGNTFDIAKLDQDVDILAAYYHNLGFLTATVGRTWKYRKDGKWVDVVFVVNEGPQFKVNEVQIVGNQYAIESSLRERLKLNAGDTFDGTKLRQDVGEMVYAYGELGFIYAEIEPQTVMRDEANIVDLVYKITEGDRWKVGKIRVNIDGEPHLMKETTMLNLIDLREGDWIDRRALETNRSRLERSQLLETNPQIAEPPDIKVVPTDEGGKRY, encoded by the coding sequence ATGTTGGCCATTTTGCTTTCTGCACCGTTGTCGTTGCCCGCGCTGGGGCAGTTCGGTGGTGGTGGTGGTGGTGGCATGGGCGGTGGAGGTGGAGGCGGCGCGAGTGCGCCCGGCCCCGACAGCAAACCCAAGTTTCGCGAATTTGTCCACGATGGCGATGGTATCGCAGTCCGACGTGAAAAAGGTGACGCGATCGTGCTTGATGTTCGCGTCGTCGGAAACAAACGCGTCACCATGCACCGAATCTTACAGCAGGTCCAGACCCGCAAAGATCGCTTCTATGACTACGAAACCGTGCTGGGCGACGTCCGCCGGCTAAACGATCTTGGCTCGTTCGATCACGTCACTTTCAAACTGAATGAGCAACCCAGTGGCGTTGGCGTCACGTTCATCGTTCACGAACGTCCAACGATTTCACAAGTTGTTTTTCACGGTAACCGAGCGATGAATGAACGCGAGCTGAAAGGGCGCGCGGGCGTGAATCCCAATGACCCGTTGAGCGAGTTTTCGATCGAATCGGCGCGCAGACGACTCAGCGACTACTACCGCGAAGAAGGCTTCAACCAAGTTTCTGTTCTTAGCTCGGTCGGCCTTCCGAATGATGCATCGGCGGTTGTTTTTCGAATCAACGAAGGCCCCAAAGAACGGATTGCAAGTATCGCGATCAACGGCAGCACGATCGTTTCCGAAGCACGACTCAAAACGGTCATCAAGAGCAGTGATGGCTTTGCTGGTGGTTGGGTCCCCTACATCGGCAACACGTTTGATATCGCAAAGCTCGATCAAGATGTCGACATTTTGGCGGCCTATTATCACAACCTTGGTTTTTTGACTGCGACGGTCGGGCGCACTTGGAAGTACCGTAAAGACGGCAAGTGGGTCGACGTCGTGTTCGTCGTCAACGAAGGTCCGCAATTCAAAGTCAACGAAGTTCAGATCGTTGGCAATCAATACGCGATCGAGTCATCGCTGCGAGAACGCCTAAAGCTAAACGCTGGTGATACCTTCGACGGAACCAAGTTGCGGCAAGATGTTGGCGAGATGGTTTACGCGTACGGTGAACTTGGTTTTATCTATGCCGAGATCGAACCGCAAACGGTGATGCGAGACGAAGCCAATATCGTTGACTTGGTTTACAAAATCACCGAAGGCGATCGCTGGAAGGTCGGCAAAATTCGCGTCAACATTGACGGCGAACCGCACTTGATGAAAGAAACGACGATGTTGAATCTGATCGACCTGCGCGAAGGCGACTGGATCGATCGACGCGCGTTAGAAACCAACCGCTCGCGGTTAGAACGCAGCCAGTTGCTTGAAACGAATCCGCAAATTGCCGAGCCACCGGATATCAAAGTCGTGCCCACTGATGAAGGCGGCAAGCGTTACTGA
- a CDS encoding metal-sulfur cluster assembly factor, translating into MALAEDKVREALKQVIDPELYVNIVDLGLVYVINVGEENENGRHDVKVDMTMTSPMCPAGPQLVAGVKGAAEGMEEVDTCEVKVVMEPPWSQDMMTDDARDHLGIF; encoded by the coding sequence ATGGCGCTTGCTGAAGACAAGGTTCGCGAAGCCTTGAAACAGGTGATTGACCCGGAACTTTACGTTAACATCGTAGACCTGGGATTGGTGTACGTCATCAATGTCGGTGAGGAAAACGAGAATGGCCGGCACGACGTTAAAGTCGACATGACAATGACCAGCCCCATGTGTCCGGCTGGGCCGCAATTGGTCGCCGGAGTCAAGGGAGCCGCAGAAGGCATGGAAGAAGTTGACACTTGCGAAGTCAAGGTCGTCATGGAACCGCCGTGGAGCCAAGATATGATGACGGACGACGCACGGGATCACCTGGGAATTTTCTAA
- the kdsA gene encoding 3-deoxy-8-phosphooctulonate synthase, which translates to MTETNSPPPVTSVPVGPYQCGPGQPLLLIAGPCVLQTPDLAMQIADVLCRINQRDDVNVVFKASFDKANRTSLSAKRGPGIDEGLKMLADIGQRSGLPTTTDLHLPEQAAAVAQVCDLLQIPAFLARQTDLLVAAAETGRPLNVKKGQFMSPEDMLYVVQKVRGSGDGGVMLCERGTFFGYGRLVNDMQSLPIMQGLGVPVVFDATHSVQRPGGLGGATGGNREMVEPLARAAVAIGTDALFFETHPTPDTSPSDGANMIPLGQFEATIDRLLVIRKTISQIDSAV; encoded by the coding sequence ATGACTGAAACTAATTCACCACCGCCCGTCACTTCCGTTCCCGTTGGTCCTTATCAGTGTGGCCCTGGACAACCGCTATTGCTGATCGCCGGACCGTGCGTATTGCAGACGCCGGATCTTGCGATGCAGATTGCCGATGTCCTGTGCCGGATCAACCAACGCGACGACGTTAACGTAGTCTTCAAAGCATCGTTCGACAAAGCCAACCGGACATCGCTGTCGGCCAAACGCGGCCCAGGGATCGACGAAGGACTCAAAATGCTGGCGGATATCGGCCAGCGGTCGGGCCTACCGACGACGACCGACCTGCACTTGCCGGAACAAGCTGCGGCCGTTGCCCAGGTCTGCGATTTGCTTCAGATCCCTGCATTTTTGGCTCGACAAACCGATCTTTTGGTCGCGGCGGCCGAAACGGGACGCCCACTGAACGTCAAAAAGGGCCAGTTCATGTCGCCCGAAGACATGCTGTATGTCGTCCAGAAAGTCCGCGGCAGTGGCGATGGCGGAGTGATGCTGTGCGAGCGGGGCACCTTTTTTGGTTACGGGCGATTGGTCAACGACATGCAATCCCTGCCAATCATGCAGGGATTGGGAGTTCCGGTCGTTTTTGATGCCACTCACAGCGTCCAGCGACCCGGCGGATTGGGCGGCGCGACCGGCGGAAACCGTGAAATGGTTGAACCATTGGCTCGCGCGGCCGTAGCAATCGGTACCGACGCGTTGTTTTTCGAAACGCACCCGACACCCGACACTTCGCCAAGCGACGGCGCCAACATGATTCCACTGGGTCAATTCGAGGCGACGATAGACCGGTTATTGGTGATCCGAAAAACGATCTCGCAAATCGACTCTGCGGTCTAA
- a CDS encoding ATP-grasp domain-containing protein — translation MRIFVGEYVCGGGLAGQTLDRIPAGLRREGAAMLRAVSADMSKIAETVVPIDPRFESLTLDVAEKVSMDPAAPLWNQWIAAAKTCDAALIIAPESDGVLAKAVAMLRAGGVDVIAGSGDFLRVASDKLLTAKSLFAAGVAHPMYMALSDKRFLKPLKEFQRFVVKPRDGCGTKEIKKFDCFADAQAALESNQLLQAWMPGRAISIAMVASDTQSVFLPAVSQGLSDDTCEYEGGQGPLDDDAQRRAAALATRAIAAMPPTVRGFIGLDLLLGDRPSEDFVIEINPRLTTSYVGLRRMINSNLAALLFDLESGPVSCCASVDAVRWTPDGDVWVDDQ, via the coding sequence ATGCGTATCTTCGTTGGCGAATATGTTTGTGGCGGCGGTTTAGCCGGGCAAACGTTGGACCGGATTCCTGCCGGTCTGCGACGAGAAGGCGCCGCGATGCTAAGAGCCGTTTCGGCGGATATGTCCAAAATCGCTGAAACGGTCGTCCCCATCGATCCAAGATTTGAGTCGTTGACGCTGGATGTCGCCGAGAAAGTCTCGATGGATCCCGCGGCTCCACTGTGGAATCAGTGGATCGCAGCGGCAAAGACGTGTGATGCTGCGTTGATCATTGCTCCAGAAAGTGATGGTGTCTTAGCCAAAGCGGTTGCGATGCTGAGAGCCGGCGGTGTTGATGTGATTGCCGGCAGCGGTGATTTTTTGCGAGTCGCCAGCGACAAGCTGCTGACCGCAAAGAGTCTATTCGCGGCAGGAGTCGCTCATCCGATGTACATGGCGTTGAGTGACAAACGGTTTCTGAAACCACTTAAAGAGTTTCAGCGTTTTGTAGTGAAGCCTCGTGATGGCTGCGGAACAAAGGAGATCAAAAAGTTTGATTGCTTCGCCGATGCACAGGCTGCGTTGGAATCGAACCAGTTGCTTCAAGCTTGGATGCCGGGACGCGCGATTTCGATTGCAATGGTCGCCTCGGATACTCAGAGTGTTTTTCTGCCAGCGGTCTCGCAGGGTCTGTCGGACGACACCTGTGAATATGAGGGCGGACAAGGGCCGCTTGACGACGATGCCCAGCGTCGTGCTGCGGCGCTGGCGACACGAGCCATCGCAGCGATGCCGCCGACCGTTCGAGGCTTCATCGGTCTCGATTTGCTACTTGGTGACCGCCCCAGCGAAGACTTCGTGATCGAAATCAATCCGCGACTAACGACTTCGTACGTTGGACTTCGCCGGATGATCAACAGCAACTTGGCGGCTTTACTCTTTGACTTGGAATCAGGTCCCGTTTCCTGTTGCGCGTCGGTAGACGCGGTTCGCTGGACGCCAGATGGCGATGTATGGGTCGACGACCAGTGA
- a CDS encoding tetratricopeptide repeat protein gives MVAFPRLVLPVVAATLITVLGGCSDDADAIRRIRSQRQAKMQSQTQQDHIGETFSLLNRLVDLNPDEAERQIAYHLNRWSEDRDEVKADDISELLRTISDVLPPEAVQQRIDRKNFTRDDTDHLRDSYLFKKISDWVNRESSDDPVLTDWLTEQEKKSSEAALQIRTAARLFDWTVRNIAYEAKIPVVPAPPAPPMSMGMTFQGAGYRQTDYETVWRGTGDALQRAGVFTQLCRQSGLTAFVLAIPSTDDGSLDPWCVGVLIDKEIYLFEPELGVFIPGPGQVGVATLSDARKDASVLRRLNVPGFFDYPYAKDDIQQTVALLNVVPEAISPRMKELQSGLAGDRRMVTYVDAPSLAKQIDSISGISGVRLWNVPLLAEAYRTDMETAASRDPVFQFWYQSRWAILEADIDTSRQLAVARWNHLLGKFDNDESDDSKGARVLYLAMRAPEFEIADLRIDVNLQIAYGIRRERGTESEVYDRQVQQVQAMMRQGKRSATYWISLIQYDDQRYETAETWFAKRVLDENQPSLWIPAARYNLARTQELLGNLDSAVELYKTVGSPQEHGNRIRARLIQKQTD, from the coding sequence ATGGTTGCATTCCCCCGGTTGGTCCTTCCCGTCGTAGCAGCGACGTTGATTACGGTTCTTGGCGGTTGCTCAGATGATGCCGACGCGATCCGACGAATTCGATCTCAGCGACAAGCCAAGATGCAGTCGCAAACTCAACAAGATCACATCGGCGAAACGTTCAGTCTGCTAAACCGACTGGTCGACCTGAATCCTGATGAAGCCGAACGCCAGATCGCCTACCACTTGAATCGGTGGTCCGAAGACCGTGACGAGGTCAAGGCAGACGACATCTCGGAATTGTTACGAACGATCAGCGACGTGTTGCCGCCCGAAGCGGTCCAACAGCGAATCGATCGCAAGAATTTCACACGTGACGACACGGACCATTTACGAGACAGCTACCTGTTCAAAAAGATTTCCGACTGGGTCAACCGCGAATCGAGCGACGATCCCGTTTTAACCGATTGGTTGACGGAACAGGAAAAGAAGTCGAGTGAGGCTGCGTTGCAGATTCGCACAGCCGCGCGTTTATTCGACTGGACGGTTCGCAACATTGCGTACGAGGCCAAAATCCCCGTCGTGCCGGCGCCACCGGCACCGCCCATGTCGATGGGCATGACATTCCAAGGTGCCGGTTATCGTCAAACAGATTATGAGACCGTATGGCGAGGCACCGGTGACGCACTTCAACGAGCCGGTGTGTTCACTCAGCTTTGCCGCCAATCCGGACTGACCGCTTTCGTGCTGGCGATCCCTTCGACCGATGATGGTTCACTTGATCCGTGGTGCGTCGGTGTGCTGATCGACAAAGAGATCTACCTTTTCGAACCTGAACTGGGCGTCTTCATCCCGGGGCCCGGACAAGTTGGCGTTGCGACACTCAGCGACGCTCGCAAGGATGCCTCGGTGCTGAGACGACTAAACGTCCCCGGCTTCTTTGACTATCCGTACGCCAAAGATGACATTCAGCAAACCGTCGCTCTACTGAACGTCGTTCCAGAAGCGATCAGCCCGCGAATGAAGGAATTACAGTCGGGTTTGGCGGGCGATCGCCGAATGGTGACCTACGTCGACGCGCCTTCGCTAGCCAAACAGATCGACAGCATCAGCGGCATTTCAGGCGTTCGTCTTTGGAATGTCCCGCTTCTCGCGGAAGCCTACCGCACGGATATGGAAACCGCGGCCTCGCGAGATCCAGTGTTCCAATTCTGGTATCAGTCCCGATGGGCGATTTTGGAAGCCGACATCGACACTTCGCGACAACTTGCAGTTGCACGTTGGAACCATTTGCTCGGCAAATTTGACAACGACGAGTCAGACGATTCCAAAGGCGCCCGAGTGTTGTACTTGGCAATGCGAGCCCCGGAGTTTGAGATCGCTGACCTGAGAATCGACGTCAATTTGCAAATTGCTTATGGCATTCGGCGCGAACGCGGGACCGAGTCCGAAGTCTATGACCGCCAAGTTCAACAGGTCCAAGCGATGATGCGCCAAGGCAAACGCAGCGCGACCTACTGGATCAGCCTAATTCAATACGACGACCAACGCTACGAAACAGCCGAAACCTGGTTCGCCAAACGCGTTCTCGACGAAAACCAGCCGTCTCTGTGGATTCCCGCTGCCCGATACAACCTTGCCCGCACGCAAGAACTGCTCGGAAACCTCGACAGCGCCGTCGAACTGTACAAAACCGTCGGTTCGCCTCAAGAACACGGCAACCGTATCCGTGCTCGCTTGATCCAGAAACAAACGGATTGA
- the sufD gene encoding Fe-S cluster assembly protein SufD produces MTATTQLSFDAAGFDSFIESRTEPDWLTDMRREAWQHADAMQWPERRAEEWIRTDIRAFQIKKFSAPNVSSDPVSFDTRQYHQLIEGVDLGGSLETVDSCITAENLDPALAAKGVVFGSLERIAAEHPDLVRKHLFTAFDPDHDKFAALHAAFWSGGQFLYVPRGVVVDRPIHIGSILTDGGTDTTHTLIVLDEGAEATVLHESNSVSENASGLHIGCVELVQKPGSHLRYVNLQEWGLKTYHFAHQKAVIDRDSTLQWTIAAMGSMLSKVNQTVDMVGRGADAQVNGVMFTEGRQHLAYHTQQHHRAPQCHSDFLYKSAQQDKSRTVWKGMIKVDKIAQQTDGYQRNDNLVLSHHSRADSIPGLEIEADDVRCTHGSTTAQVDAEQVFYARCRGFTQKEATRMIVIGFFQQIFDRISIESVRNALGDAIARQVREYE; encoded by the coding sequence ATGACTGCTACCACCCAACTTTCTTTTGACGCCGCGGGTTTTGATTCGTTCATCGAATCACGCACTGAACCTGATTGGTTGACGGACATGCGCCGCGAAGCATGGCAACACGCCGATGCAATGCAGTGGCCCGAGCGGCGTGCGGAGGAGTGGATCCGCACCGACATCCGCGCTTTTCAAATCAAAAAGTTTTCGGCACCCAACGTGTCGAGCGACCCAGTCTCGTTCGACACTCGGCAATATCACCAACTGATCGAGGGCGTCGATCTGGGCGGATCCCTAGAAACCGTCGATAGCTGTATCACGGCTGAAAATCTTGACCCGGCTTTGGCCGCCAAGGGCGTCGTCTTCGGCAGCCTTGAACGGATTGCCGCCGAGCATCCGGATTTGGTCCGTAAGCATTTGTTTACGGCGTTCGATCCTGACCACGACAAGTTTGCCGCTCTGCACGCAGCATTTTGGTCGGGCGGACAATTCCTGTACGTGCCGCGTGGTGTGGTGGTTGACCGTCCTATCCACATCGGATCAATCTTGACCGATGGCGGAACGGATACGACTCATACGCTGATCGTGCTCGATGAAGGCGCCGAAGCGACGGTGTTGCACGAATCGAATAGCGTTTCCGAAAACGCATCCGGGTTGCACATCGGGTGTGTTGAATTGGTTCAAAAGCCTGGCTCGCATTTGCGATACGTGAACCTGCAAGAGTGGGGTTTGAAGACGTACCACTTTGCACACCAAAAAGCTGTCATCGATCGTGATTCAACTTTGCAGTGGACGATCGCTGCGATGGGGTCGATGTTGTCCAAGGTCAATCAAACGGTCGACATGGTCGGACGCGGTGCGGATGCTCAAGTCAACGGCGTCATGTTTACCGAGGGACGCCAGCATCTTGCCTACCATACGCAACAGCATCACCGTGCACCCCAGTGCCACAGTGACTTTCTGTACAAGTCGGCTCAACAAGACAAGAGTCGGACTGTTTGGAAGGGCATGATCAAGGTCGACAAGATCGCTCAGCAAACCGACGGTTACCAGCGCAACGATAATTTGGTGCTGTCGCATCATTCGCGTGCCGACTCGATCCCAGGTTTGGAGATCGAAGCCGACGACGTTCGTTGCACGCACGGCAGCACAACCGCGCAGGTCGATGCCGAGCAAGTCTTCTATGCTCGTTGCCGCGGCTTCACTCAAAAGGAAGCCACTCGTATGATCGTGATCGGGTTCTTTCAGCAGATCTTCGATCGGATTTCAATCGAAAGTGTCCGTAACGCACTTGGTGACGCGATCGCACGCCAAGTTCGTGAGTACGAGTGA